The stretch of DNA ACCCTCGGACCGGGGACGTAATCGTCACATCCGCCTCCGGAGTAGGTCGACCCATCCGAACGACGCTATGACCCGCAGACGCCAGTGGGTGACGCTTGCGGCCGGTGGGAGTGACGATCCGTCTCGTCCGGAGTCCGACGGAGGTGGACGATGACGGGGCTGGCGGCCGGGAGCGAACTCGTCGGCGAAGACGCCCACGTCCTGCTGCGGTTTACGTGAGTGCGAGGAGAAAGCCCCGCCCTTCAGGGCGGGGATGAATCCGACACGCTCATGCCACTCGCTCTCATACATTGGCCTACCGGAGTTCCCTCGCCGGGACACACCGGCTTCGCCGGTACAGACGCTTTGCGTCCACGTTCCACGGGGTAACAAATCCGACACCAGTCCACGGCGTAACACCTCAGGTGACGCGAACCGTGGTACCCAGTCGGCTGAATACCCGACCGTGGAGGGGCGAACGGTATTCGCCCCGTCGAAGCGTCTGGCACGTCCGGGTGGGAAGGCCGCTTTGACACGGCTAAACGCACTGCAAAGCACGCCCTTGGTAATAACTGGGCGGCGACCCCCGACGTGGGACGCGAAAGCGTACTTCGCCACCGAGGAAACGTGCAACCTCGAACTCCCCTTCGGGGAATCCTCGCTCTTCAGGGCGGGGAGGATGTCAACATCCGCTGAGGGGGCTTCCGTCGTGCCGTCGCCGACGTGGCGACCGCGAGAGGGTCGGCGGTTGCGACGGTTCGTACACGCCGCCAGTACGTCTTATGCCCACCTCTAAGTGTCGAGGGGTCGTACGTCGTGATATGACTGAACGCGTGAAGCTAAGCCGGGCCGAGTCGCTGTTCGAAGACCTCGACTACCCGGTCACCCGGGACGACGCGGCGGCCGAGTACGCCGACGTGGCCGTCATCTTCGCCGACGGGGAAGCGAACCTCGGCGAACTCGTCTCGGAAGTCGGGAGCGACGCCTTCCACGGGCCGGACGAACTGTTCGCCGAACTCCAGAACGTCCTCCCGATCGAGGCGGTGGGCGAGCCCGGACAGTCCGAGGGCGACGCGTAGCCGTCGGCACCGAGTATCGCTCCCGCGTACCGGTGCGCCGCCGGGACGGGCCGGCGACCGATCGGGAACGATGCACGACGAACCGGCGTATCCGTGGGTTAAAGACCGTCGGGCGTCAGACTCCGAGCCACCATGAAGTTCTGCGACGAATGCGGGTCGATGATGCAGACGGAGGGAGACAAGTGGGTCTGCACCCAGTGTGGACACGAGACGTTGCGCGACGAGGCCGCGGAGGCCGAGATGGTCACCACGCAGGCCCAAGAGGAGTCGGAGATCATCGAGTCCGGCGGCGGTTCGAGCGGCCTGCCGACGACGAGCGCCGACTGCCCCAACTGTGACAACGACGAAGCCTACTGGTACATGCAACAGATCCGCGCGGCCGACGAGTCCGAGACGCGCTTTTTCGTCTGTACCGAGTGCGAGCACAAGTGGCGCGAGGACGACCACTGACGACGCGGGACGAAGTTATATGCCGGTCGCCACCGTGCCGTAAACGAGATGGTCGCGCCGCCGCCCATCCCCGAGGACCGACTCGCCGACTGGCGACGGACGGACGATCTGACCGACACGCCCTTCTCCGCTCCCGGTCTCACCGTCACGGCGCGCAGCCTGCTCTACGAGGACGACCGACTCCGCACGGCCGTCCGGGAGCGGACGGGCGTCGACCGGAGCTGGCGCTTCTTCCTCGCTACGCGCCTCGAACTCACGCCTTCGCCGCCGGTAACCGGCGCGCTCCGGGGGCTGGTCGCGTCGCGGGCTGGCCGCGGCTTCGCCGACCGGCTCGAAGACCGCGGATTCACCGCCGTCGAACGCTCCGACCGCCGCTCCCTCCGGGTCGGCGACGACGACGCCCGCCTGTTCGGCTACGACGCCCGTTGTCGGATCGACGGCCTCACCCTCTCGGTCGACGGCTGGCTGGCGGTCTGGGCGCCGGACGGGACGTTCCGGCTCGCCGGCGGCGCCTACCCCATCGCCGTCGTCGACGGCGACGGGAAGACGGCCGACGCGCTCGCCGACTGCCTCGATCCGTCGGCGTTCCGGGGGGAGCTGTTCGAATTGATCCGTGGCGTCGGCTGAGACGACCGCTCGCCGGCACGCGTGGGTCTACGCGACGCTACGTCACGGTACGGACGATACCCCCGACGGAGCGTGACGGCGGCGGCGGGATGGGAAGCGCCGCGGCGTCGACGTCCGACTCACCGCCGCCACTCGCCCAGCGCGGTGAGGAGGAGGCCACCGAGGCTGACGCGGGCCGGATCGACGCCGAGCGCACGGGAGAGGGGACCGGGGTCGACGCCCGCTCCCAGCCGAGCGACGCTCCGGCCGCGGACCCGCACGTCGAGGGTCACGTCGGCGTCTCGCAGACGATCGAGGCGCTCCGTGCCGAGGTGTGACGCCCCCGTCCGGGCGAGCGTTCTGAGGGCGGCAAGCGAGGGTGCGGACACGACGACGAGGTCGCCGTAGCCCCGGATCGACACCGCCGCACCGTCGACGGTGAGGGTCAGATCGGCGTCGACGTCGAGCGGTCGATCGAAGTCGGTCACTCCTCGTCGCGACCGTAGTTACGGGTCCGGATGCGAACCGTGCCGTCGAGACGCCAGCGGGCGTGCTCGGCGTTCGGACCCATCCGGTCCGGAACGCGTATCTCCAAGTCGTCGAACTCGTAGGTAATCTCGGCTCCCCGACCCGTGAGCCGTTCGTAGAGGCCGACGGCCAGTTCGGGCCACGTTTGCACGTCGTCCACGTCCGCACCGCGCTCCCGACTCATGGCCGGCGATTCGGCGGCCACCCACTTATACCGTCGGACGGATTCCAGTGCGTGGGAGTCGACTTACTCCCACCGCGCGACGGTGAGATACCCCGTGTGGCCGACGCCGCGGGTGTCGGGTCGCGACCCACGGTCGTCGAACTGCATCGACCGCTGGATCGTCTCGTGGGTCGTCACGTCGGTCAGGTCGGCCGCCGCCGCGGCCTCGACGGCCGCTCGCGACCCTTCGACGAACGGCGAGTAGACGACGACGAACCCCCCGCTCACGAGGACGTCGGGCGCCCGGCGAACGACCGTCGGCGCGTCCTCGGTGTCGAGGGTGAGGAGGTCGAACCCGGCGAGCGTGTCGAGGTCGTCGGTCACGTCGCCGGTCCGCACGTCCACGGTCGTCTCGACGCCCGCGAGGCGCATGTTCTCGCGGGCCACCGCGGCGAACTCGGCGTCGCGCTCGTAGGTCACTACGTCGGCGCCGATCCGACCGAGGTAGGCCGCGAGGACGCCCGTCCCGGTGCCGGCGTCGAGGACGCGGTCCCCCGCCGCGGCGCCGGTGAAGCCGACGACCAACCCAACGTCGCGGGGCATCATCGGCGCGCCCGTCCGTTCGAAGTGATCGAACAGGTCCGGGCCGCGCGGCTCGCGGACGACGAACTCGTCGCCGAGATGCGTCTCCAGCCGGTCGCCCGGCTCGGCGTCGTCGGGAACCGTCAACACGCCGAGGTCGGTCTGGAGTTCCTCGCCCGGTGCGCGGAGGTACTCTCGGTCGCCGTGGACCAGTAAGAACGTCACTCCAGTCGGGCGATGGCCGCCGCCAGGTCGCCGTCCTCGGCTTCGAGCGCTTCGCGCGCGTCGGCCGTGTTCACGCCGGCGCGGGTCGCGACGAGTTCCACGTCGTCTTCGGGGATGGTCGCGTCGCCACCGGCGTCGGCGTCGGCGTCGGCCGTCGCTTCGTCACCGGCCTCGACGGCACCGGCCGCCTCGCCGGCCTCGTGCACCTCGGGCTCGCCGACGACTTGGTAGGTTTCCTGGCCTTGGGCGTCCATGCGCGTCACCTGGACGTCGGAGAAGACGAGTTCCTCGTCGGCCGTCCGGATGACGACCTCCTCGGCATCGAGTTCGGTCACGTCGATCCCCATCTGTTTCATCATCTGTTTCATCTTTCGCGGGTTCATGCCGCCGCCACCAAACATAGCTCGTGGGTGGGTGTGCGTGGGCAAAAGGGTGGCGAAGGGAAGCGGTTGGCCGGCTAATTCAACACCCAGAAGCGGTAGTTGAGGTACGCGGCGAACGCCGTCCACAGCAGGTACGGCACCAACAGGATCGCCGCGCGCCGGTCCACGCGGTCGAACGTCCGCATCGTGAGCGCGATTAGTGCGAGGAGGACGAGAATGACCGCCAGACCCAAGATCACGGACTGTAGCCCGAAGAAGGCCGCCGACCACCCGAGGTTGGCGAGGAAGTGGACGGCGAAGACGGCGAGGGCGACGCGGGCACTGCGCGCTGTTCGCGGCGAATCGAGTCGCCGCCACACCAGCCAGACGGCGACGCCCATGAGGGCAAACAGCGTCGTCCACACCGGACCGAACACCCAGTTCGGCGGCGCGAGAGCCGGACGCTGGAGGGTGCCGTACCACGACGCGAGGCCCTGTGCGGTGAAGACGGCGCCCGCGGCACCGACGAGTTCGACGGCGAGGATGGTGAGAACGAGCGAGAGGCGGGGGCGCTCGTGGGGCAGACGGTGGGTTCGCTGGCGGAGGGACATACGCTTCGATAGGGCCGCCGGGGGCAAAGGCGTACTGTAGGCGAGAGCCCTCTAGACGTGCGCTTTCGGCAGCAGATCCTCGAACCGTTGGTCGTCCAGCCAGTCACAGAGCTGACAGAGTTGGTCGGTCGCCGCCTCGAACAGGCGTTCGCCCTTCTCGGGCGTCGCGTCCGTTTGATCGCCGAGGACGCCGTTGCCGGTGTTGTCGGCGGCGTCGTAGAAGGTGCGCGAGCCGTGTTTGACCGTCTCCGCGGCCTCCACGTCGGGGACGCCACCGTCGCGGGCCGCCTCCAGTTGGTCGCCGTGGACGAGGTGGCCGTGGAGGTGCTGGATCATCGCCGTCTCCTTCGGGCCGCCGTGGGGGCCGTTCTGTTCGAACAGGTCGTCGACGAGTTCGGGGATGCTCTCGTCCCACATCCACTCGATGGCGTACATGACCTCGTCGTCGCGGAGGCGACGCCCCACCTCGCGCAGGTGGCCGACGTTGCCGCCGTGGGCGTTGACGTAGATCACGCGGTCGATGCCGTGGTACGCGAGGTTGCGGGTGAACGACTCGACGTAGTCGCGGAACTCGGGGGCGTCGACCCACATCGTCCCGTGGAACTGTCGGTGGTGTGGACTGACGCCGACGTTGATGGTCGGGGTGCAGAGGTAGCCGGTTCGGTCGGCGGTCTCACGGGCGAAGGCCTCGGCGATCAAGTGGTCGGTCGCCAGGGGGAGGTGGGGACCGTGCTGTTCGGTGGAGCCGAGCGGAACGAGCGCTAGCGACTCGTCGGCGAAGTAGTCGCCGAGTTCGGGCCACGTCTCGTCTGCGAGGTACATGTAGCGAATAGGGGACGGGCGAACCCTTGAATCGTGCGTTTCGGCGGGTCCGGTGCCCGCGCTCACCCCGTAAGTCGCTCGCGGCGGCGCTCGAACTCCGCTTCGTCCACGTCGCCGGCGGCGTAGCGCCTGCGGAGGACGGCGAGGGCGCCGTCGTCGGCGTCGACCTCGGCTCCGGCCTCGGTCCCGGCGCCACGGGACTGCATGGAGAGTGCCGCGGCGACGACGCCGACGACGAGGAGGGCCAACAGGAGTAGGAGCACGACCCACCAGCCACCGACCATCCCGAGGCCGACGCCACCCGCACCGGGGTCCATCGGTCCCATCGGACCGCCGCCCCAGTGTGGGCCGTGCGGGCCGGGTCCAGGCCCGGGACCGTGGGGTCCCGGACCCCACTGTGCGACGGGCAGTTCCGCGAGTGTAGTTGGGGGGTGCATCGTGTTCACCTCGTTCGAAACGTGGTTCCCTCGGAGCATAACCGGGCCCGCCGATTCCCCGCCTCCGGGAATCGGCGCCACCGTCGAAGGCTTAAGTCCGCGGCGCTCCTCCGACCGTCCATGTTCGACCCCGAGGACCTCGACGCGATCCGAGAGGCCAAGGCCGAGTGGGAGGCCGAGACGCACGGGCCGACGGTGGATCGGTTCGGGGAGCGAAAGGAGACGTTCACCACCGACACGGGGGGCCAGGAGGTCGACCCGCTCTACACCCCCGCGGACGTGGCCGACCTGGACTACCGCGAGGACGTGGGTTTCCCGGGCGAGAAGCCGTACACCCGCGGCGTCTACTCGACGATGCATCGCGGGCGGCTGTGGACCATGCGCCAGTACGCGGGCATGGGGACGGCCGCGGAGACCAACGAGCGGTTCAACTACCTGCTCGATCAGGGACAGACGGGGCTCTCGATGGCGTTCGACCTGCCGACGCAGATGGGCTACGACTCCGACGCGGCGATGGCCGCGGGCGAGGTGGGGAAGTCCGGGGTCGCTATCGACTCCCTGCGCGACATGGAGACGGTGTTCGACGGCATCCCGCTGGACGAGGTGTCGACGAGCATGACGATCAACGCCCCCGCGGCCGTCCTCCTCGCGATGTACGTCGCCATCGGCGACCGGCAGGGCGTCCCTCGCTCCGAACTCCGCGGCACCATCCAGAACGACATCATGAAGGAGTACATCGCGCGCAACCTCTACATCTATCCGCCGGAGCCTTCGATGCGGCTGATCACTGATATCTTCGAGTTCTGTGCCGAGGAGACGCCGAAGTTCAACACCATCTCCATCTCGGGCTACCACATCCGCGAAGCCGGCTCCACGGCGGCCCAGGAGATCGCGTTCACCCTCGGCAACGGCATCGAGTACGTGAACGCCGCCCTTGACGCCGGCCTCGACGTCGACGAGTTCGCGCCACAGCTCTCGTTTTTCTTCAACGCACACAACAACATCTTCGAGGAGGTGGCGAAGTTCCGGGCGGCCCGGCGGATGTGGGCGACGATCATGGAGGAACGGTTCGGCGCCGAGAACCCAAAATCCAAGCAGTTGAAGTTCCACACCCAGACCGGTGGGTCGACGCTCACCGCCCAACAGATCGACAACAACGTCGTCCGGGTGGCGTACCAGGCGCTGGCCGCCGTCCTCGGCGGTACGCAGAGCCTCCACACCAACGGCAAGGACGAGGCGCTCTCCCTGCCGACCGAAAAGAGCGTCCGGACCGCCCTCCGGACCCAACAAATCCTCGCCCACGAGTCCGGCGCGGCCGACACCATCGACCCCCTCGCGGGCAGTTACTACGTCGAGTCGTTGACCGACGAGCTAGAACGGGAGGCGTTCGACATCCTCGACGAAGTCGGCGGGCGTGGTGGGATGCTCGACGCCGTGAAGTCCCAGTGGGTGCAGGGGCAGATTCAGGACGTGGCGTTCGACCGTCAACAGGAGATCGAGGCCGGCGAACGGATCATCGTCGGCGTCAACGAGTACCAGGTCGAGGAGGACCCGGAAGTCGACCTAGAAGAGGTAACCGAGGAGGACGAGCGCCGGCAGATCGACCGACTGGAGACGGTTCGTGCGGAGCGAGAGGACGAGGCCGTCGACGCCGCGCTGGCGGCGCTCCGGGAGACGGCCCGCGGCGACGACAACCTGTTGCCCCCAATCGTCGACGCCGTCAAGGCATACGCGACGGTGGGCGAGGTATCGAACGTTCTCCGCGACGAGTTCGGGGAGTACCAACCGGGGCGCTGATCAGGGCGAGACGACGACCGACCGGTCGAGACGGTCGACGTACTCGTCGATGACCGTACTCTTCCGGTGCTCGACCATCAGATGAACCCGGAGTTCCGTCCGGCAGTCGAGGGGCCGGGCACACAACGGGCAGTTCCCCTTCGCGTATTCCTTCATTGTCTTTCATTAACCTTTTCTCGCCGTCGTCTCTTATAGATTGTGGTGACCGACCGCTGCCCTCGAATCGAACGACGGGGCGCCGTCGCCGGCCGTCACGTTTCCGCCGCGTGAGAGCGATACGACGTTTTATTCGCCCGCCGTTCGAGTTGGACGAGTGAAATGTACGACACCATCCTCGTGCCGACCGACGGGAGCGACGTGGCGGCAGTCGCGGCCGACGCGGCAGTAGCCCTCGCGCGGCGGTTCGGCGCCGACGTTCGCGCGGTGTACGTCCGCGACGACGACGGGGACGACCGGGGTGAGCGCGCCACGGCCACCGTCGCGGGTCGGGCGACCACGGCCGGCGTCGACGCGACCACGGCCGTCGTCGACGCCGACGGATCGATCCACCGACGCATCCTCGCCGACGCCGACGAACACGGCGCCGACTGTATCGTCATGGGAACCCACGGCCGGACCGGGCTCGATCGGTTCGTCCTCGGTAGCGTGGCCGAACGGACCCTTCGCGAGTCGTCGGTGCCGGTGTTCACCGTCCACGAGGACACCGTCGTCGACCGGGACCTCGACGCCGTCCTCGTACCGACTGACGGGAGCGCGTGCTCCGAAGCGGCAGCAGCCCACGCCATCGATCTGGCCCTCTCGGCCGACGCGGCACTGCACGTCGTCCACGTCGTCGACGCCAGCGTCGTCCCCATGGACGGGTCGGGTGCCGTCCTCGACGAACTCCAGCGGGCTGGCGAGCGGGCGCTCGACTCGGTCGTCGAACGCGCGGAGCGGGCGGGCGTCTCGACCATCCGAGCGTCGGTGCTGAGCGGGACGCCGTACCGCGCGATCACCGACTACGCGGACGCGGAGGACGTGGCTCTCGTCGTGATGGGGACCCATGGCCGTACGGGCTTCGACCGTTACCTCCTCGGTAGCGTCGCCGAACGCGTCGTCCGCCTCAGTGGCTGCCCCGTTCTCACCGTCGACGACGATGACGACGACCGCTGAGGCGCCCGTTCCGACGCCGCAGGAACCGCCGCCGGCATTGATGATTCTCGATCGATACGTCGGCCGTATGGATTTCGACGAGTTCACCGGAACGATCCAGCACCGACTCGAACTCCCCAGCACCGACGAGACGGTCCGGGCGGTCCGTGCGACGCTCACGACGCTCGGACGGCGGACCTCGCGGCGTCGCTCCCGATTGAGATTCGCTGGTACCCGACCGGTGTCGTCGACGAACACGGCCAGCGACTCGACTGGCCCGAGTTCGTCGCCCGCGTCAGCGGCGTCGAGAACGCCGGGCGGTCGAACGCCGCGTACCACGCCCCGGTGATCGTGGACCTCGTGGAGACACAGGTGCCCGCCTCCGACTTCCGGCAGCTCCGCGACCAGCTCCCCGAGAGCGAGGCCGACGAGAACTGGGGCAAGCTCTTCGAACTCGTCGACGCCGGCGGGTGGGAGGGTACGTGGGGGCCGTGAGCCACGCTCCCGCCCGGCTCATACGGGTTATGATGCCGTTCATTCGTGGTCGCCGAGACGGTCCAGCGACCCACCGAGGATGACCTACGGTAACCCGTATCACTCCGAGTAGCCTTCCTGCAGGAACGCGCCCTCCGTCTCGTACATCGAGACGAGTTCCTCGATAAACTCCTCGTGGGTCTCGTCTTCCTCGAGGTGCTTGTCCAGTCGTTCCTTGAGTTCGTCGCTGATTTCGAGCGTGTGGGACATCGTGGGGGGGCTCCGTCGTCCCCACACACGTCGGCACGGGGCAAATAACCTCGTGTCGTGAGCGGTTCCCGCCCGCCCCCCACGGAGCGTCGTCCCCGCGTGCCGGTGGTCGGCCACGGCGGTCCGACGAACCGTCGGCACTGGCTTCCGCACCCCCGTCTCACGCCGAGCCGGGATGAACCGTGAGAACCGGCACGTCGAGCGTCCGGACGACCCGCTCGGTGACGCTTCCGACGAGGGCGTGCTCGACCCCCGTGCGGCCGTGGGTGCCCATCACGACGAGGTCGACGCCTTCGTCGTCGGCGTACTCCCGGATGACCCGGTGTGGAACGCCGAGACGGATCACCTCGACCGCCTCGACGCCCGCCTGCTCGGCCCGGTCGAGCACTGCGGCAGTCGGCCGGTCGCCCGACTCGTCGACCAGTTCGACCACGTCGTCGTGGTCCATGTTCGCGCTGATCGGACTCATCCGAACGTCGACCACGTAGAGTGCGTGGACGGTCGCGCCGTGTACCGCCGCGAGGTCGACGGCGTGGGCGACGGCGGCCGCGCCACCGTCGCTCCCGTCGGTCGGCACGAGGATGGTGTCGTACATGGTTCGTGTCCACGGGGGCGCCCCTCTTGAACATACGCCGGGCGAACGCTCATGTGGGTGGCCTGCATCCTCCCCCCATGCCGAACTACCGAACCCTCCACGATCCGAACGCCGAATACACGATGCGGGACCTCTCGGGGGAGACCATGGGTCTCTCGGCCGACCGCGGCCCTCGGAACGTCGAGATCACCGACGTGCAGACGACGATGGTCGACGGCAACTACCCGTGGCTCCTCGTCCGCGTCTACACCGACGCCGGCCTCGCTGGCACCGGCGAGGCCTACTGGGGCGGCGGCGACGCCGAAATCGTCGACCGGATGGCGCCCTTCCTGATCGGTGAGAACCCGCTCGATATCGACCGCCTGTACGAACACCTGCTACAGAAGCTGTCCGGCGAGGGATCGATTTCGGGCAAGGTGGTCTCGGCCATCTCCGGCGTCGAAATCGCTCTACACGACGTGGCCGGCAAGATCCTCGACCTCCCCGCGTACCAACTGCTCGGCGGGAAGTACCGCGACGCGGTACGGATCTACTGTGACTGCCACGCTGGCGACGAGTCCGAGCCCGAATCGAACGCTCGCGAGGCCGAACGCGTCGTCTCGGAACTGGGCTACGACGCGCTGAAGTTCGACCTCGACGTGCCCTCGGGCCACGAGGTGGACCGCGCCAACCGTCACATGCGCGGCCCCGAGATCGAACACAAGGTCGACATCGTCCGCGAGGTGTGCGAGACCGTCGGCGATCGTGCCGACGTGGCCTTCGACTGTCACTGGTCGTACACCGCCGGCAGCGCGAAGCAGCTGCTCGACGCGGTCGAGGACTACGACGTGTGGTGGATCGAGGACCCCGTCCCGCCGGAGAACCACGACGTGCAACGGGAAGTCACCCAGTCGTCGACGACGCCCGTCACCGTCGGCGAGAACGTCTATCGAACGCACGGCCAGCGCCGCCTGATCGAGGAGCAGGCGGTCGACATCCTCGCGCCCGACCTCCCGAAGGTCGGCGGGATGCGCGAGACGCGGAAGATCGCCGCCCACGCGGACCTCTACTACATCCCTCTCGCGATGCACAACGTCTCCTCCCCCATCGGCACGATGGCGAGCGCGCAGGTCGCGGCCGCCATACCCAACAGTCTCGCGGTCGAGTTCCACAGCTACCAACTCGACTGGTGGGCGGACCTCGTCGAGGAGGACGACCTGATCGAGGCGGGTCGCATGGCGGTCCCCGAGACGCCGGGGCTCGGCCTGACGCTCGACCTCGACGCCGTCGCGGAACACGCGGTCGACGGCGAGACGGTCTTCGATCCGGCGTAGCCGCCGGCCTCCCCGGACGACGGGTCGGATCGACCCTGCCGGCGACGAGCTAGATCGGGGCACCGTCATCGACGGGACGCCGGCGGGGCAGCCGAACGGGTACGGCCCGGGGGAGGCCCTCGGGATCGAACCACGAGTGGAGATACCGAGCGTCCCGGCTTCGCGGTCGGGCGGTTCGAGGCCCCGGACTTCGTCCCCGTCGAGGAGCCGCCGTTCGCGACGACGAACAGGCTATTTGTCCCCGCACCCCGGACTCAGGGTATGCGCTTCGATCACGTCGGCGTCGCCACGCGCGACGCCGCCACCTCGGCCGACCTGTTCGGTACCCTCCTTGACGCCCCGGTAGCGCACCGAGAGACGCTCGACGGCCTGGACGTAACCTTCCTCGATCTGGGCAACGGCTACGTCGAACTGCTCGAACCGCTCGATGCCGAGGGGCCGATCCGGCGGTATCTCGACCGTGAGGGGCCGGGTATCCACCACGTCGCGCTGGCGACGCCGGACGTGGCGGCGGCGCTGGAGCGGGCGCGGGACCACGGCGTCGAACTCGTCGACGAGACCCCGCGTCCGGGCGCGTGGGGCCACGACGTGGCCTTCCTGCATCCCGGATCGACCGGCGGCGTCCTCGTCGAGTTCGTCGAGCGATGAGGGGGCCGCTCGCCGACCGCGCGGCCGTAACGCCCGACGCGACGGCGCTGATCGACGCCAACCGGGACGAGCGGTGGTCGGTCGCCGACCTCGACTCGGCCGTCGGACGGACCGCGGGCCGACTCGCGACTCTCGGCGTCCGCCCCGGGGATCGTCTCGGCAGCCTCCTCCCGACGTGCCCGGCAGCCGTCCGGGTGATCCACGCCGCCGTCCGCCTGGGCGCCACGCTGGTTCCGCTCGGCCCAAGGCTGACGCCCGACGAACTCGCGGTCCGGATCGCGCGGGCGGACGTGACGACGCTCGTCTGCGACGCGACGACCGAGGCGGAGGCGGTGGCGGCCGTGGACGCGGCGTCCGGCGACGGGGGTGCGAACGACGTACCCGTCCCGGTCGTCTCGGTCGACGACGCCGACGCCGGGCGGGTGACCGCGCTCGACGCTCACTCGCCCGAATCGGTCGTCCCCCACGACTGGGCGCTCGATTCGACGCTTCTCGTTCCGTTCACTTCGGGGACGACCGGGCGGCCGAAGGGCGTGCGGCTGACGCTCCGGAACGTCCTCGCCAGCGCCGTCGCCTCCGTCTTCCGCCTCGGCCTGCGGCGGGACGAGACGTGGCACGTCGCGCTCCCGCTTCACCACGTCGGCGGCCTCACGCCCGTGCTCCGGATGCCCCTCTACGGCATGACGGTCGTCCTGCGGGACTCGTTCGACGCCGGAGCGGTCGCGGCCGACCTCGAGCGCTACGACGTGACGGCGACGTCGCTGGTGCCGACGACGCTCTCCCGCCTCCTCGACGCGACGGACGG from Haloplanus salinus encodes:
- the menE gene encoding o-succinylbenzoate--CoA ligase, which translates into the protein MRGPLADRAAVTPDATALIDANRDERWSVADLDSAVGRTAGRLATLGVRPGDRLGSLLPTCPAAVRVIHAAVRLGATLVPLGPRLTPDELAVRIARADVTTLVCDATTEAEAVAAVDAASGDGGANDVPVPVVSVDDADAGRVTALDAHSPESVVPHDWALDSTLLVPFTSGTTGRPKGVRLTLRNVLASAVASVFRLGLRRDETWHVALPLHHVGGLTPVLRMPLYGMTVVLRDSFDAGAVAADLERYDVTATSLVPTTLSRLLDATDGDVSPALRAVLLGGAPATGTLLDRCIERSVPVFPTYGMTETASQIATATPGEAASHPGTVGRSLFWTDLSVRDDGGTERPPGETGELVVSGPTVSPGYLDAEATAAAFDDDGLRTGDVGYREDGLFWVVGRTDDLIVTGGENVAPAEVADALRDHPDVADAAVVGVPDAEWGERVAALVVPRAGTDPTASALDDHCRARLAGYKVPRTIGFGDELPRTASGTVDRAAVRDRLS
- the mce gene encoding methylmalonyl-CoA epimerase, translated to MRFDHVGVATRDAATSADLFGTLLDAPVAHRETLDGLDVTFLDLGNGYVELLEPLDAEGPIRRYLDREGPGIHHVALATPDVAAALERARDHGVELVDETPRPGAWGHDVAFLHPGSTGGVLVEFVER
- a CDS encoding mandelate racemase/muconate lactonizing enzyme family protein, translated to MPNYRTLHDPNAEYTMRDLSGETMGLSADRGPRNVEITDVQTTMVDGNYPWLLVRVYTDAGLAGTGEAYWGGGDAEIVDRMAPFLIGENPLDIDRLYEHLLQKLSGEGSISGKVVSAISGVEIALHDVAGKILDLPAYQLLGGKYRDAVRIYCDCHAGDESEPESNAREAERVVSELGYDALKFDLDVPSGHEVDRANRHMRGPEIEHKVDIVREVCETVGDRADVAFDCHWSYTAGSAKQLLDAVEDYDVWWIEDPVPPENHDVQREVTQSSTTPVTVGENVYRTHGQRRLIEEQAVDILAPDLPKVGGMRETRKIAAHADLYYIPLAMHNVSSPIGTMASAQVAAAIPNSLAVEFHSYQLDWWADLVEEDDLIEAGRMAVPETPGLGLTLDLDAVAEHAVDGETVFDPA